CATCATAAGCGTCGCTTCTAAGCATTGTGTACCTTGATGCGGAATCAATGAGGAATCCTCCACGGCGATCGCTTGTTCGCTTGAAGATCGCCGGAGGAATGTTAACTCTTCTGTTGCCAACGCTGATTCCCTCTAGATCCACATAATAAAGCTGTGGTTCGTTACTTGGAAGTTGCACCAGTGGTGTTGCATCTTCAGGATGTATCACTGCTTTTGAACCGAAATGCAAGCTGCTGCTACCTCCACTAGATCTTCTCACAAAGCAATGTGAGAACCTATATACATTAATTAATGGAAGAATTAGTTACATTACATACTTAAAAGCTTTAACCGAGATACTTTACAATTCGAAAATGTTTAAGGGTGTTTATGAATCGGTTTCAATTTGTATATTTGCGGTGTTTATTCGAATTCGATGTAAAAATTGTGATATAGATTTGATTTGCACagtaataaaatcaaattgcaaattttatatatgtatccGTATATTCGTGGATTCGCAAATATTAATAAacattctttttatattttattttaattaataataatcatatatgttgtattattttatttttattatttaagaaaagtatgtttaatattaccttaaaagtaaacatatttaaaataataataaaaaaatttattaattttttaatacaaataagcttttaaaaatatttttatgtttggcGGATATATCTGACATCTGATATCCGATCCGCAAATCCGATCCGCAAATGTGCGAATCAGATCTGAACTTAAAAACTGTGGATATTAAATCCGATCTGATAATTTTAGTGCCAATCCTCGTTCACTCctaaaaatgttatttgtatATCAAAATCAGTTACTCAAATTAGCTAtgatatatttgtatataaacatgcatgtggtttaatttattttcgatgtatatttatatttcaacatgtattttatatctGTATTTTcaacatgtatttatatatttcaatgtgattttaatatacacgtagcataattatttcttttgttttttcgtAATCTTAAATTTTCAAAGAGACCACTTTAATAAAGATactaaaaatgtctttttttaaagacGTTCACACGTGTCATGTTATTATTggacatttttattaaattggttaataatttattttttaataaaccaGAACAAAATTGGTTTATTATAGCAACAATAATAAACTTAATTATCtgcattataattattagacgATTCGACCGAATTATACAATCTAAACagaatatctttaaattttttgataaaaagataaatatatccCTAACTTTTTATTTTGCGGACATttaaatctctaaaaatttaaaaatacaataaaattcttaaaaaaataggtttattgttattattataaaaaaatcagtTTTATTATAGTTTgttaagaaattcaaaaataaccGATTCATTAATACGTCCAATAATAATGCGACACATAAATGTCTTTATAAAAAAACATTCTACGTGTCTTTATGAAACATCTCAAATTTTCAATTACCCGTTATAATTGGTTTTTTCCATATTTGTGGTGTCTTTGTTTTCCTCTCCTTTGAATAGTGTAGGTTTTGAAGATGTAAgaaaatgatattttgaaaaaaaaaattctgaaaatatCTTTAGATAAACAAAGAGTTAAATTTATTTGAAAGAATAatgttatatatttaaattttttttgttaattaagtctaataaaattgatttaacaatctaacataacaaaaatcaattatgattaacattattttaaattttattatttaacttagttacacttaattcataaaataatttagatatGTAACATTAGTCTATCCAAAATGATACCTCACAACATTACAACACTTTATgcgttaatttaaaaattaaaaagactCACATCTGTTTCTGTttctataaattaaaattatttataattgcATATTAGACTCGTCTAATTTTAGTTCAATATAGAAGatatctaattaatttttttagacaaGAGTTGGAATGAGATgactatttttttctttcacaaTTTCGCTACattaataatagtatttttgctatttttttattaactcttgtttataattgtgtttaataaaagtatctttatatatgtatttaataaaaatatttttttataattatatctaataaaaatatatttttaaatatattttttgagtaTGTCTCTTTATACATGTGTGGACTTTTCCTTTCAAAAATGAAATGTTTCTTGTCttaaagaaaaaggaaaatagatatGGATAACCTTTTAACTCCGAGTTGATGGATCAACGAAAAGGGCGGGTCACGGCTCAAGCCCAAAGAACCATGGACGTCCAACCCATTGAAGTCAACGGGGCTTACATCGTGGTTAAGGCCGAAGCTTAAGACTCCAACATCCCTCGGCGAATTACTCTGACCAGAGGGACCATCGGCATCGAACCAGAACTTGTCTTTTGAGAGTACACCATAAGTTGATGGACCTTCCTCATATTCTAGTTTGTACGTACATGCCTCATCATCATTTTCGTTCTTGCAAATTCTCTTTTCAAGAAGCTTGCAAGTCTTGTCGTTACACCGTAGCGATCTGTAAGTTTTGGACATGGAGGATTGGAATGCAGTTCTTGCATTTGTCCAAGTTATATCGCTCGCTGTATCGATAAAAGCGTACACTTGTTGTGGCGGGGTGCCAATGTAATAAGAGGCTATGTATTCGCATCGGTCGTACACTACTTGTGCCGACACATCATCGCCGTTCATTAAGTGTTGTGATAGCAGTGATGATCCTACTAATGATCTTGGCATGTTAAGGCATGCCATGGGGCCACGTCCTTTGAGGGAGCTTGTGGAATCATTGTATAATGGAGACAGAGGTGAGTCTCTATGGATGAGGGAAATTGAGAAGCCATCGTTGTTGTTAATGGAGTTGATATAAGAATAAGACTTGTGTGATTTTGTAGGTGTGAAGTTCAACAGAAAGAGAAGGGGAAGTAAGAGAATGGTGGTAGAAGAAGAAGCCATCGTTGATTTTGCAAAGTGCTCACCTCCCTTTGTCTCATTTTATAGAGAGCTACCACAAATTAGTtgcttaaaaaattttattatcataatttaatccttgttaatttttatggtcaataaattagtttctaattttttattttgttagatATATTGATTTTTATGCAAAATAGCCAGATTAATTTTTATCGttattttaataaaagatataatagtttctaaaaatatttaaatttttaataaaagatatattgattataaaaatttattttttaaaaataaaattaataaaaaaataataatgataaatataattaaaaaaattatttttgtgtttattttttgaaattattttttataattataagaaactattttgataaaaataatcataaaaaatcataataagAGAGAGAATCATTTTAGTCttagatttaattttcttgACATGTGTTAGTATTTTACTTGTAGGTCAAACTTGTGTCACCCTTAGTTATCAAAACTAATGCCACCATAGAACTCTCCTAGTATATAACGCAAACTACATAAAAAGTGTTCATAATACAAGTTTCATAACATCATAAACTACATAGTAAATAACATAATGCCATTGGTGCTGGTGGTCATGGTAGTGCAGTTGATGCTCGATGCCACATCCCGGAAGCTGTGCTTGGCATTGAGGCCTGTGAGGCCGTGGGTCTGCAGGATGTTGGGGCTAGGTAGCAGAATCCTATGCTTGCAGTGGTGGAGGGGGTGGAAGTGGGACATAGTAACCTCCTGAGTAAGTAATGAGGACATACTAATGCACAAGAGGATAAGGCTGAGCCAGTGAAGGGTATGGTGGTGGTGTAAGCTCTGGATGGGATAACGTCACCAATCGATCGTAGTCGAATGAACGCAAAGTCGTATACTGAGCACTCGGGCGCACCCCTATTCCATATGACGTGCTAGGTCCCGAATGTGATCCTAGAACCCAAACTGGGGTACAAGCGGGAGCAGAGGAATGATGATGATCTGGGCCGATTCCCTGCTCTCTGGCAGTGCAAAACTGCTCTGCGAGGCGCTACATCTCAGCTTGATTGGTGGTGCATATTTATAATGCATCCTGGAACTCTATCTCCTCAACCATCTGCTCCTCATAATAACTGTTGGATTCTCCAACATCATGCCAGCCCGGTGGAAAAGTGTCCCACACGTCATGATGAGAATGTGAACCTGAACCAGAGGGATAGTCTGCTGCTGGAGGAGGTGGAGGTGGTGGTGCAGGTGCTGGTGAATTGTCGCCCCCGGCTGAGATGTCACCGTACTCTTCATGTCCGTCAAACTCAACCTTTTCTTCGGACTTCACGTCCAAGCACTCCTTCTGAGGCATGTCCTTGTCCCTCCTAGCCCGTGGCGTTGGTCCACGCTTTTTGGCACCCTTCTCTCTCCTGTCTGGCCGCCAAACCCCCTCCCCAACGTCTGTGGCATGCCGAGGACAATCGGGGACGTCCTGGGGAAGGTGAAGAACGTCCCTTGCTTGGCTGGCAACAGGCTGGACGTCACTCGATAAATCAAATAACCTGGGTCATCAAGTACATTTTGGCCTGATAGGTGCCTAACACGGCAAGCACCCTGACACCAATTCCAATACTCCTATGTAAGCCTATAGTTGAAGCATAGCTGAATATAGATCCTGCGGCCCTCTGTAAACTGTGCCCTCCATCAATCATACAAGTCGACAAGTATGTCAAGCCACCAGACATCTTCGCCTCATCTTGTGGATGTCAGAAACATGTCGACGTTGACCGGGGCCTCTGGCACCGGCTGCTCACCATTAAACTGGTGCTTCACTCGGTCAACCTGGTAAAATTTGACAATGTTGAAGCAGACGAGGGGGACAATAGACATCCATGTCCCCCACTCTGCCTCATCCTTCATCCATGCCAAGCACAGAACATGCAGTGCAGCGTCCACACAAACTGCAACATAAGTTGCGAAATAAACATCAGAAATACAAGCTAAATTAAAGGATAAGTAATTCATGAAACTACAAGAGAGTAAAATGTTATTGCTAACCTCATTCATCAGTAACTGATCTAGTGACAGACGTCATCGGAGGATTCTCTGCTCGTACTGGTCCCTGCTATACTGTGTCAACTCTATCAACCTATCAACAATTACAAGAATAACACAACTCTACTCGTGTTGGTCCCTGCTCTATTGTGTCAACCCTATCAACCTATCATCAATTGCAAGAATAACACAACTTTAATTAATGCAACATCATAATCAGTTACAAATTTGAAACGCAATCAAACCATAAAGGATGGTTACCTGGCTGCCATGAGATACATGTAAACATCTCGGCCAGGTGGACACCACTGCAGAAACCTCTAGTATATCCAAGACATTAATAGTAGAGTGCACCCAGCTATGTCTGTCATGCCTCGGTGTGCTGCAGTGCACAAAGAATGGTAGGTCCATGCAAGCACCATTGAACTCCAAGACAAATCACAACACGTCTGAAAGTTAGCAAGTAGTGCTAGCCACCGGAAATAGACCAGATTGTTTAACTTGTAAGTAATCAAGTATCCCCAAATCAGTAACATGATGTAACACCTCGCATATTGTCGGAAGGTATCTGGATCAGCTGTATCGGGCATATGTCTGACTCGCTCCCGAAGCCATGTCAACTTCAGGGAGAAAGAGTCATTCCTCTACGCTCTCTTTTGCTGAACTATTGGAGCCCTGTCACCAAGGAGTCGCTCCACCAACTCCTAGGTCTCGGTGCCATACCATCTGTAGAAATTACGGAAGCACCCCCACTGGCTCCCCATGCGCATGTAGCCCAAAGTGGTACGCAACGTCTTGCAGGGTGATGGTCCACTTACTCCATGGCAGGTGGAACGTGTGTGTCTCCAGACGCCAATGCTCCACCAATGTTGTAATCAGAGAGTTGTCAAAGACAAAGTCCCTGAGAGGCACTGCATCGCCAAAGCCAGCCTCCCTTAAATAGGGGACGATGGCGTCCAGGACTGCAAGTGTGTGACTGACTCGCCGAGGAAGCAAAAAGTAAGACCTCTGACAACAAATAAATTATCATAAATAGAAAACTAACGTCCCAATAAATATTGACATAACAAATATAGTTACCTATTGTATACATTTATTTAATAGAAATTTAGAAAAGATGTACtaactaaatttatttaaataaaactttttacattaataattactaagttaattaataaaatataattaaaataaaaacatttaataaagtaattaataatctaattaacAAAACATTTACTATACATTCAGCCACCTAAACCATAAATTGTATTCTAGTTTTTGGCAACTATCCTAACCGTGGCTATACATATATGCGATAACATGAACGTGAACATAACAAAACTAACTGCGAAGTCAACTGCCCCGGTAACGTGCCATTTCACATTCAGTTTATTAATATCCAAATCACGTGCATCTACGCGCGTCATCTTAAAGTTTCTCAATAATATCATCAAAAATGGATAGAAGAGAAGATAGGTGATCGAAAGGGTAGAAATGGACCGCAAACGTCGCTGTGAACAACATATATTTACAAGACGCACCTAGTTATATAAGCGAGATAAGTTATATGTATCTCGTTTACATATGTCACTTGTCCagtcttatctcgtttatactgtaaataaaataaaattaaaagacgTATTTTTGTAACTATTTTTTAAATggtttattttagtaaataaattaattttttatttatttaaaaaaaatctcacTATCTGTTCATACAGttttattataaaaagaaaatataatataaaaaatatatataagtaGACAATAAAAACGTGAGTGAAAATAGAAGCGTGATTTCGAATAAAGATTAGTAAAGTGCATCATATATTGTCACGTAATATCACACAATTATGCAATCAGTGATTTTTATtacttattattttattttacttcttAATATTGtcttaataaaataatagtttCTGATTCAACTGTTCGTTGTATGAAAACTTTTTCTATACAAACTTTGAAGATTaaacaaaattgaaaagatgtaaaaataaataaataaataaataaataagtgatTGTAATTAAATGTGGAGTAAAAAATTTGCATTTCAATAGAATCTCGCAATTTATACATTgagtaaattaaaaatttacatgacttttttatttaattaaaggGTATTTTGGacaatattaattaagaaagaGGGAAAACAAatctaatatttaatttatatttataatattatatatacgaCATGATCCGAGTGTTCTTTTTAGTGCCTTTATGATCCCCGGAGTGTTACCCCAAATCGCATATTCATTTAGGGAAATTTTATGGTAtggataataaaaaatatttagatataGATCTATGATGACTAGTTCTATATATTGACTGACATTTGTTACTGAAATTGGCACCATTCATCATCAGTTATTGCGGAAAGTGACTTGGCTAGTAGTAAGATGCTAAGCAATTTTATTTTCCGGATGTTCGAATTAAATGTATGGTTGGTTAGGGATAGACAACGGGTTTCAAGGGGTGAGAACATGTCTCCCGCCCCCGCTTTCTTAGATTTCTGCAaatatttgtaaatttttgtaaaaaattataaaaataaaaaaaattaaaaattaaaaatatagataatttttaattctcattataaacataatttttataagtttttaaaatttaaataataataaccaacaaacataaatatttaaatatatctataaataacaaaaaaaaattattatattgtagaaatataattttcaatCCTCCTTTCATTCTGTAATGGTAgttgttacggtgggtaaccggagattaatgggTTGGATGGTGTTGGTTGGCCCAATCGCTTGAAAGAGGAAGCCTTCGAGTGGGTTTGCACCTTGGGggcctccgtccgacttgttcGTATGAGGAGAAAGGAGTGGTACATGCAAAGACattccgatgcctaagttagcaagagtgtgagcaggtctagagagtattgggacttggagatacctgaggggtgtcagtgtatttacagtggtgaaccaataaccaccgttggagtagtgccacctttttagggtgttaaccgtcccattatcttagggaggttaggATATGGCTCTTGGAAGTGGTTAAAGAGAttctaggggcagttactcatttaaatgggtgtttatctgccagctaacattcgtgcccgacttctttagagcaagTCGTGGTGAGAACCGACTTCATAGGACGAAGGTTGGTATTGGGTGAGGCTCAATCCATGGGATTAGGCATTTtgtttggacctgggcctttactgttgggccagggtatgaacagtgcccctactcgagcccaATTTTCTTTTCAAGATTTGGGTTCGAGTATTCTACTTGGGGTCGTAGCCGACTTGTAGGAGGACCGACGTGATGGTTTGAAACCGACGTGACTTTTCGTAGCCTTTTGGTTTTGACAGTTACGTCtaatcaagcgtcgtgtccgttagggatgTGCGTAGGGATTGATGGTcttggtaacggtgcattctcattaatgactgccccgCTTTACCATCGTGCCCCTAACGTGCTTATAAATACGTTCTCTCTCTTTCATTGTTTCGTTTCTGCGATTTTTCAAATCTCATCTTCATTGGTTCGTGTTGCACTCTTGTGTTTCAAAGATTTTCGCTTCTTTCAACCTTCATTTTCAGATAAAGgttagctttttcttcttctgtaaCATGCCTTAtatttgcatgcttttattttgtagATAAGTAGGTTGGTTTGTAGATTTCCGTTTGGTTCCGTATTTCCTCCCTTTAGAGAccgtattttttttatttttcttttctttttttcttgtaGGTTTTTGTCAccttttttaagaaaagaaatggcTTCCGTAGATGTTCTCTCACAGTGGGTTGATGTCACGGTCCTAGGGGAGGAACCCTTGGTCGATACTGAGTTTATCACCCACCTTCGTACTCGCCACAGAATTTGTACTTCTGAGGAGGACGAGCCGAAGTATGAGTTGGTAGTCCCGGGTCcagaagaccgggtttgttttgggagggCCGACGAGGCGGCCCCACATTTTTTCTtaatgtatgaatgtatgatcacccgtttgggtgtttttcttcctttttcgaattttgagatgtctgttttgcaccactgtCGAGTTACCCCtacccagcttcaccccaactcttgaggttttttgaaaatttatcaatttattagccAGGCTTTGGAGTTCTCGACCTCTTTGAagatttttttctatcttttccatatgaccAAACCCTTCAGTGGGCTAAACAATAAGCAACAGTGGGTGtctttccgagccatacaaggtcggagaattttcaccctttttgacaaatccttccatgactttaaaaattattttttcaaagtgcaagctgtagagggtcaccaccccttttttctggatgataaTTCTTCTCCCTGCTTTCCTTTATACTGGCTGGAGGCCTCCCCCTGCGAGAAATATGGTATGGACGACCTGGATGAGGTAGAAGCAgccattgtggggttcctccgagaagcgtgggggagggccccatatttgGACACTAAAAAGTTTCTCCAGGGGTCTCCGACCTTTGTCCAGGCACAGCTAGATAGTTTTCATTAGATTTCCGACTTGTCTGACTAACTTTTCCGACTTGTCTTAatctattatctattattttttcAGAGATGGCGAAGACAAATGCTCAGGAGTCTTATCAGAGAGTCCAGGAGGCCAAAGCAAGGTCTCGCGCCAGGACTGGTGGCGCCAAGGCGGTTAtctctcctccttctcctcctcggAACGTTGGGACTCCTTCCCAGCCCATTATGATTTCTTCTTCGGTTTCCTCTCATCTGCCCCCCTCCGCCCGACCTTCTcctgagccagagaagaagaagcacaagaCCTTAGAGTCAGACTCTTCTGAGGTTAAGGCGGATGTTcttgcattcgtccgaaagaacatctacccCCATGCTCGCATAAgcatggatgatgtttctgtttgGAACCACCTTACCACTCTGGTTGAGGAGAGTCTCAAGGCGGCGGGGGTTTGTGGCAAACTCTTAGATATTTTTGAGAAGGCTCCACTCAGTTCTTTGGGAATGACCTCGAGGGTCGAAGAGCTGGAAGGGAGGCTTCTTTTGTTTCAAGAGCATGAgagggagttgaaggaggaagtCGCCaagttgaaggaggagagagataacCTCCGGGAAAAGGAGAGGAAGTTGCAAGCCCAATGCAACATGGAGGTGGGCTTGAGGAAAACAGCGCAGGCCAGCTATCAAAGTTTATTTGaagatcttgtgtctgtgaagaatgatctgctgaattctcggaaggcctataccgagttggaggactctattgctgaTGGCGCCGAGGAGGCATGGAGGATTTTTAAGGAGCAGGTCGGAGTCATTGCTCCTgacttggacctttctccttTAGATCCGGACAAAGTCGTCATTGATGGTGCCATTAtggatcctcctgcccccgtaatcgtttccgagtcagaattgaagactcgggggaAGAGGATCATTGAGTCCCCTCCTCGCCCTAAGGACGCTCCGAGCTCTTCTATCGTTCCTCCGacttcctcttcatctcctatGGATGCCTCTCTTCCCGGTCCTGGTGGCGCTCTTCCTGACTCTGGTGGTGGCGATCCATCTACTCCTCTTCCAAAAAAGTAATTTTGTTGGCTATttggggcccggcctgtgggtccccttttttaaactctttatttgTGTTGGTGGTGATgttttggccttttaaggccgtaaacaaaacaCTTTATAATACCCTTTTTTAATaagggtttaaaaaataaataaatacccttttttggataagggtttaagttacctttATGCGTGcatgcttttttgtttttgtttggtACTTTAGAGAATTTTTCCGACCTTTTTCTTGGAAAACCTTTTCTTTGGCTCGTCTTTATGAGCTTGACAGTCTTTTGGGCTTAGGTTTTTTCGATCTCTCTTTTCCATTATTCCTTTATGCTCAACTTTGTGGTTTATTGAGCTTTTATgtcttaggttatttttgcgatgcgtttttcttctactcggttctTCATTCCGATTTACGGGTCGAAGTGTTTCCGAGCTTTTCTACTCGGGTTTTCATTTCGACTTATGAGTTGGATTGCCTCCGAGTTTCTTACGATCAACttatataacctctttacatcgacttgtacctcgtcgttttatcctgacgaccatctaggtcggttcatgggattttcacgttttgtcgagcttaagtcggcgcgtttcgtagaaaaaagaagagaaaacaagaaggaatttataagagatatttGAAAATAGATCATTTTATTATTGGGGGTGGGTATCTTACTGCTACTAA
Above is a genomic segment from Arachis stenosperma cultivar V10309 chromosome 1, arast.V10309.gnm1.PFL2, whole genome shotgun sequence containing:
- the LOC130939205 gene encoding aspartic proteinase nepenthesin-2-like; its protein translation is MASSSTTILLLPLLFLLNFTPTKSHKSYSYINSINNNDGFSISLIHRDSPLSPLYNDSTSSLKGRGPMACLNMPRSLVGSSLLSQHLMNGDDVSAQVVYDRCEYIASYYIGTPPQQVYAFIDTASDITWTNARTAFQSSMSKTYRSLRCNDKTCKLLEKRICKNENDDEACTYKLEYEEGPSTYGVLSKDKFWFDADGPSGQSNSPRDVGVLSFGLNHDVSPVDFNGLDVHGSLGLSRDPPFSLIHQLGVKRFSHCFVRRSSGGSSSLHFGSKAVIHPEDATPLVQLPSNEPQLYYVDLEGISVGNRRVNIPPAIFKRTSDRRGGFLIDSASRYTMLRSDAYDAFLNLVKEMVTNVNVVPYPPEQDTNIYKKEFCFTSTNSTERELLPRVTLHFAGGVDLQLINDVVYIEYVDPLWCLAILRSDSKDDVSFLGNIQMMNLNIGFDLENNKVSFTNTVCAASGYNEM